The following proteins come from a genomic window of Solea solea chromosome 3, fSolSol10.1, whole genome shotgun sequence:
- the LOC131457314 gene encoding vomeronasal type-2 receptor 26-like, with the protein MKTVLCFCTQPPRSVCSESCHPGTRMATKKGEPECCFDCVPCSEGKISNTTDSMECTSCPEDFWSSPQRDHCVPKKTEFLSYHEPLGICLTTTSLLGTFICVVVLGIFIHHHSTPIVRANNSELSFLLLVSLKLCFLCSLLFIGRPRLWTCQLRHAAFGISFVLCVSCILVKTMVVLAVFRASKPGGESSLKWFGAVQQRGTVLVLTSIQAAICTVWLVSASPMPHKNTQYHSDKIVYECIVGSTVGFAVLLGYIGLLAVLSCLLAFLAKNLPDSFNEAKHITFSMLIFCAVWVAFVPAYISSPGKYADAVEVFAILASSFGLLVALFGPKCYIILLRPEQNTKKAIMSRGTTK; encoded by the exons ATGAAAACGGTTTTATGTTTCTGCACACAGCCccctcggtcagtgtgcagtgaaagCTGTCatccaggtacccgcatggccacAAAGAAAGgagaacctgagtgttgttttgactgtgtcccttgttctgagggaaagatcagcaatacaactg actccatggagtgcaccagttgtccagaggatttctggtccagcccccagcgtgaccactgtgttcctaaaaaaacagagttcctctcctaccatgagcctctgggtatctgcttgacaaccacctcactgttgggcacatttatctgtgttgttgttctgggcatcttcatccatcatcacagcacacctatagttcgtgccaacaattcagaactcagttttcttctcttggtgtcgctcaaattgtgtttcttgtgttcattgctcttcattggacgacccagattatggacttgccaactaagacatgcagcatttggcatcagctttgtgctttgtgtctcatgtatcctggtgaaaaccatggtggttctggctgtgttcagggcctccaaaccaggaggtgagtccagtctgaagtggtttggtgctgtgcagcagagagggacagttctggttctgacctctattcaagcagcaatctgcactgtctggcttgtctctgcttcaccaatgcctcataaaaacacccagtatcacagtgacaagatagtttatgagtgtatagttgggtccacagttggttttgcagttttacttggttatattggtttactggctgtcctcagttgtttaTTAGCTTTTCTTGCAAaaaatcttccagacagtttcaatgaggccaaacatatcactttcagcatgctgatcttctgtgcagtgtgggtggcctttgtccctgcttacatcagctcaccaggcaaatatgcagatgcagtagaggtatttgccatccttgcctccagttttggcctcttggtggcgctgtttggacccaaatgttatataatcctgttgagaccagaacaaaacacaaaaaaagctaTCATGAGTCGTGGCACCACAAAGTAA